TTGCGGCGGCACAAGCGCCCAAGCCTGCAACCCAAGCACAGGCACGTCCGGGTCTTGTACGCGCCGCGCCCTCTGTGCGCCGCTTAGCACGAGAACATGATGTGGATCTCAACGAAGTGCCTATTGCCGATCCGAGCGGTAAAGCAACAGCGCAAGATATCCTCGCTTTTGTGGCGGCCCGGGAGAGCGGAGCAGCGGTTTCGGCTTCTGCTCCTGTGTCAGCGGCTGCAACTCCGATGCCCGCTCCTTCAGCCGGCGCTGAAGAACAGCACCTTGCTTCTGATCGCTGGGGCACGATTGTCCAGGAGGCGATGAATACCATTCGTATCCGTACGGCTGAACGGCTCTCTGAGAGCTGGCAGACCATACCTC
This portion of the Candidatus Hydrogenedentota bacterium genome encodes:
- a CDS encoding branched-chain alpha-keto acid dehydrogenase subunit E2, coding for MGIEFRLPELGENVPAGTVGKLLVAVGDTITAGQNVLEIETDKAVAEIPCDVAGKVVEIRAVEGEKINVGDIVLILEAVAESEKPAKEAPPPTAAPQTEKKAATPAQPVAAAQAPKPATQAQARPGLVRAAPSVRRLAREHDVDLNEVPIADPSGKATAQDILAFVAARESGAAVSASAPVSAAATPMPAPSAGAEEQHLASDRWGTIVQEAMNTIRIRTAERLSESWQTIP